The sequence tcccggtcaaaaaaaaaattttagacttcCTCTTTTTGGCAGAATATTAAGTTAggaggttaaaaatgcaactgaatgtttaaaaatgcaactgttaggtttaggattcaagtgttttgttaaaaattaatttttgttgcttaaatgtaactgtttttgaaaaatttaattaagaccTTTATGGCtaaaatgtcaattattattaaatttttcgttgaaaattcatcttgttagaTTACAAATCAAacgctttgttgaaagtttaactactttctaaaacgttaattttttggttaaattttcacaatgttagttggaaaatattttttttatatctacaatttgtaaaaacttcaacttattgcaacaaaaatattctattttgtaCAACATTcgttctttcttgtttgaaaatgaattcccTTCAATAATaatgtaactaatccattttttgtttaaaaaaatgttaccttatttaaggtaaaaatttaattatttagttagaaaatatttatacgaaaaaatataaactaaaaactaattaaatacaatttgataaataatttatcttcttgactagtcaaaaattaatgttttccggTTCATAAATAAaccttatgttgaaaattcaacagttacaaaattcatttttctttgataaatccaactgctttttatttaaaattaaaatcttttttttctgaaatgtcaaatattaaatttttcgttaaaaaatcatcttttagctTACAAATCTAATGGGaatattttcttagttaaaacataaactattacatttttggttgaaaattaacaagtcagttaaattcttaaccaaaaatttgaccttgaaacaaataagaataattttctatctaaaaagccgattttttaaccaaacatatgaattttctaccaaacaataacattattttcaacaaaaaatacgagatttcaatgaaaataaatgcactttctaccaaacagttgaatattttacttttacaaAATACAGAATAAAGATTCAACCTAAAaaggaatcgttaaatttttagataaaaactttgATAACAgacataagtttgaaaaaaaatgaattttcaaacaaattgttgaattttcaatcaaacagatatattttcgaccaaaaagattacagtcatcacagtacctattgtcgtcaaaaaaggtgaataggtgacatttttttctaaaatacgcGACAAAGGGgtgataaacaaatgttaaataaaacaaacaagttgtaatttgttgtaaaccgAGAGATGCCcagaactttttttctttgattaaaacggccaccctgaaaatggagtatttacatttccactgagtactaattttcaattaaacaaaaataaagactatttttttacaaaaccatttcattgtttacaacatagttaaatccgttactaaattgttgatttttcaaatagaaaaaagatgAGTAGTCtgtatttttaaaccataaaagttcattttttaaccaaaaaattaagcagatgaatttctacggagaaaaattaattttcaactaaaacaacaacgataaaaacgaattttttacaaaaaagttgaattttataccaaattttttagttttcaataaaatagtttaatcctcaaccaaaatagataaatcttcaactaagaagttgcatttttaaccaaaaagagatgaaatttctactaaaaagtgaattttctaccaagaaaaaattttcagtcaaaaatgaaaaataatgttaagcaaattgttgaattttaaacaaaaaagattaatgttcatcaaaaaattttatagttgatatttccacgacaaaactttaattaaaaatttaaaaaacagttacattttaccAAACAGTATATATTTTCGACAttagattttgaccaaaaaaaagttgattttctaccaaaaaaagacgaattttcaacaaaaaatataattttttaaccaaaatgtcgaatttttaatcaaaaatggagtagataaattttcaaagagaatgaattttcaataaaaacaaaaacgaattttctacaaaacagtgtaattttataccaatttgttgaattttcaagccaaaaaggctaATTCTCTGtcaagcaatttaattttaaaaacaagaacataaaataacaacaaaaaagttaattcacaattaatcagttgacttttttaacaaaatatttgaatttgtagttttaaaaaacttgtttacaacaaaacgaaactttaatttaattttttaacaaaaaaacggactttcaactaaaattatgaatcttcaacgaaaaaaaatgaaattttaaaaaattcgttcaactttcaaccaaggagtggaatttttattgaataatgtttttggttcataattctactttttgattacaaattctactatttagttacagatttaactattttattgaaaattaaagtcttctgttaaaaagtaatcgcttttgaacaaaaaattacattgtttggcagaaaattcatttttgtattgaaaattcctattttttggttgaacattcatctcttctgattgaaaattaattcttttcatttgaaaagtctattactgtatttttgtttaataaataatctcttttacttaaaaaaaacatactttttgtgaaaattcaacgatttttttttgaaaaagtaatcgtttttgctcgaaaatttatacttttgtagaaaatttatcttttggtagaaaaatcttctttttttgtttgttgaaaatttacctgttaaaaattgatcttttttgattgaaagctcattatttttatttgaaaaaaaattatatttttattttataattaacctaaattgaactattttcttaaaaagtaatccttttttatcaaaattttaactgatttattaaacacttgtattttttagatagaaaatcaatccttttggtgcgaaaatcctcatttgttagaaaagtcatatcttttagtttaaaattcgtcttccttgcttcaaaattaaactggcttgtaaaatattcatcttatcaaattaaaaatttaagattatgttttaaaatgcaactcttcctggttgaagttaaatcttttttgtttgaaaattcgaacatttggttcaagattcgtcgattaggaaagtgtaataaaaactgtatttggtgtGCAAGTTGAAAGTTCTAATAGAAATGTactttttcaactggaaaaagatgacaaaagatgagaaaccccaaaataggagaaaaaggtcaCAAATTCCTAATATAGGTGATGactgagattaattttctataaaaaaatacgaatttccgaCTTATCCAATACACAGAATAAAGTTTTAACCTAacctggaataatttaattttgagataaaaaaaaataattaaaaaaatgtatttttaacaaaagtatttaatttcaaagttaagaagacgaattatatacaaaaaagtttgatcttaaccaaatgtattaattttctaccaaattgttgaattttcaagccaaaaagatgaattcttaatcaaaagtaataatagcatttttaaccaaaataggacaaattgtcaaccaagaagattaaatttctagtaaaaaagatgaattttcaacaaaatagaagaaatttcaaccaaaaagataaacttttaaataaaaaagataaatttttaaccaaaaatggaatagtttaattgccaatttaaaaaatttatttccaacggCACATGaaaccaattttcatcaaaatagttgaattttcaaacaaagagattaacctctgactaaaaaaaataaatttttaataaagcagttgaattctttataataaagcttactttttaacaaacatagattcattttgaacaaaataattacattctcaatcaaataatataattttcaaccaaacgagatgaattccaaaacaaaatttaaggtcTTTTCCAGTTCAAGAAATCAAGTTCTTCCAGGTCTACTTTTTAACATCGAATAATGAAATAATCGTTTGTTATACATGCAAAAATTGAGACATTTTATTTTAGAttggccaaaaattaaaaaaaaaactaatcataaataaacaaattcctgCAACaaggtaaatgaatttttaactaaataattgaatttcctaccaaaaaaaaggacaatttctcaacaaaacacatgaattctcaactaaataattgaactttcaactaaaaagatcaattttcaatttaacatttgaattttaaactagaaaagttaagtcttcaaccaaacaagaaatggttaaattgtagttaaaaaattaattttccaccagaaaacaAAGAAATTTGCAACCGaagtgatgattttttaactaaaataatcaatctccaactggaataaatgaatttcaaaataaaaactgatgaaaaaagtaaaagtagttttattttaaacaaataaaatacattttcaacaaacatgataattatttgaatgaaatactttaattttcaaccaaaaagatagattttcaaacaaggagattcatttactaacaaaaaatacgattttcaacaaaatacatgaattttcaacgaaatagtcgaattaaaaaaaatgaaatagttaaatattcagttaaaagaaattaatgaaaagttAGATAAGATTTCcataaaaatggaatggttaaatttttagttaacaaatttattttccacaaaaaaaaacaaataaactttcaaccgaagtgatgattttttaactaaagtaatcaatcttcaactggaatagatgaattttaaaataaaaaatgatggaatagatgaattttaaaataaaaagtgatggaatagatgaattttaaaataaaaagtgatgaaaaaagtaaaagtagttttattttcaacaaataaaatacattttcaacaaacatgatAATTATTTGAATGGAATACTTtagttttcacccaaaaaaatagattttcaaacaagattcattttctaccaacaaatacgattttcaacaaaatacatgaatttttaacgaaatagttgaatttaaaaattttaatttcaaatgacaaatgaaattgttgaatattcagttaaaagaaattaacaaaaagttacataagttttccataaaaaatggaagttaaattttcagttgaaaaaataaattgtccacgaaaaaaaacaagaaattttaaaccgaatcgatgattttaaaaactaaaataatgtgtctccaactggaatagatgaattttaaactaaatagtaaaaaaagtaaaagtagttttattttcaaccaataaaataaaatgtcaatcaaaatgattaatatttaactggaatatttcaattttcaaccgaaaaggtggatttttaattaagaaaattattttttttaaaggcgattttccaacaaaataaaacaatttttaatttaaaaaaatcaagtttaaaccgaaaatagaacaattaaatgtttacttaagaaaatgaattttcaactaaatgatgaatcttcaaccgaaatagttgaattttaaacaaacaagaggaagttttaactaaaatgataaatatttcactggagtaattgaattttcaaacaaaatgataaattttcaaacaagaaaattaattttccaccaaaaaagacgtttttggaagaaaatacatcaatttccaactaaagaagataaatttacaaaccaatagTTGAACTTCGAACTAAACTAGATGTAAATTTGATATTTGAGTGTttccactttatttttatttctatttttatggtGCTCATTTCACAAGCATTTTGCTTCCCGTTAGTAAATGCATTttcttcctcatagaggaagaatttgtgattttttaaataatagacaaaataaagttttcattttactcaatttaagtataaaaatgtacaaataatagaatattacaaaatttaacaagatttccaTTATTTCGGatagtttacaaaatatttttaaaatgtccaatatttcataaatattttatagaattcaaaagatttcacataaaATTCAAGGATGTCACAaagctttcaatatttttcagattttacagaagatttcaaagatttaaactagctgtgaattcgatctcgagtgtttccattttatttgtatttatatttatacggTCCTTATTACACGAAcactttgcttcctcatagaggaataatttgtgatttttttttaaataatagacaaactaaagttttcattttaatcaatttaagaataaaaatttacacaaaatagaaaattaaagaatacaaaaaaatttaagccttaggggacacattatgaataaagaatagaaatttacaaaaaatataaaattacaaaagaatacaaaaaatattttaaatgcaatgactaatactaaaaattttaaaaattaataatattgcaaTCCCTATCAGTCtctatcagaattattttatttgaaaatttataatcaaaacgcCTTTTATACTCaaacatcaactttaaattatgagaatgaaaaaatgttactataaaaatttatttttaataagtgctaaaaatattcagaattttttttttaaatccttcggtcagtttcaagatattagtggtgataataagtccttaaaatttcagcaatttatCTGCAACCATTTTCAAGGAAGGTTTGCttaagtgaattaaaattttttcaaaaatgtcacaattacaaagctttctctatgaggaagcaaaaagatcatttaaattgtcagttaaaaaaaatttaattcaaagaaaaatctttaaaatctatgaaatatttgtgaaaattttttgttaatattttgaaatctttataaaatatttttaatatttttgaaatcttcctttaatttttcttcgtgaaatctttcctgattgaagtcttttaaatcttaaaatctttacaaatttgttgaaaccctttgaaatctattgaaatccttatgaactctttgaaatatttgtgaaattttctgtaatcacttgaaatcactcaaatatttacaatcttttaaaattttctcacaaattttgtaatcgtttaaaatctttgaaattcttatttttatgaaatgctCAACATTTTTGGGAAATTTCGGTGAGAACTTTTTAATCTAGTGTAAATCTAGAGtcttaaataaaatcttttgtattaattgaaatcattatattatttgaaatcgtttgaaatcttctaaaatgttttaaaacctgttgaaatcgtttcaaatcatTGAAACTCTTAGAAGTCTTCGAAATTTGGTGTACTGTACGcttattaaaatcttctaaatttttgtaatgttaaaaatattttgaaatgtttcaaatatttcaaaatcttttgaaatcttctgtgaccttttgaaatctgatgtgaactcaaaaaccgagtggtcaacTCATCGAAAAATCCGTTCAATAGCTATAACTGACGAATGATTAATTTCTTTATacttatttgtaattttgtattctattttttgagaatatatcaattttgatcATATCTCTGTACACCTTAAATAAAAGATTGCGTATTCATTAAGCACTCTTAGAGTTTTAAgccataaatacgaattttctacgaagcagttgaatttgatctaataaaaacgttgaaatttcaaccaaaaatgataacttgtaaacaaaatatttaaattctcaatcaaattatacgatttttattttacaaccaaaaattttaatttccaaaaattttccttgaattccagctgtaaaaaattcagataatacaatttaaacggaatttaaaaatccaatttcaaGCAGCTGAAAATCGAAGAAAAGTGAacattgaattttcgacatttattttgtatatttaaaaaattttgttttcgcttgttaattaataatgaaagcTAGGAGCCTTTTTTTAGCCCTTAACACTTAATTTGTACAATTACAATTTggtgaatttaatatttaacatttttaattttttatttttacatgatgtttattttgaaacccttaaaattcagaagaatttaattttggcCATTTTTGATTATCGTTTAGTTTTGAGTTTTGAATAGTTCAAGCGAAGAAATATTCAGcgactaattgaaaaattataatatttttcgaatttttgatatttaaattatgttaaggaagaaattaaaaaatattattaaaaattatgatgacaaattattgtaaatttagtcTGAAATTGTTTGTAGGATGCCAAACaactttaataaacaataaaatgccATCTACAAATAACTTTTAGTTAAGaggtaaaaattagttaaaatcggTTTCACTTTTCTCTttataatattgtacaaaaatattattcaaaccggttcagggtggccgttttaatcgaagaaaaaaattcccggtcatttcccggttcgcaaacatttttcacggccaatgaaattttaaaaatcaaaaattgtgtattcaaatatACAATgaacatacaaattttcaaaattataatattttaagtaattttaagctaggcacattaaaaattgaaaaataatttttttaacgtaacagttcttaaattagaacttaattcttttttattttaaatagtctaggcatccttcaaaagctttgaaattttatttcaaaatcttgagaaatctggaagtggttttaaatttttccaaattcaaaataatttttgatttttttcgaaatttttaaatatatttcaaaatgaattgaattttttctataacttttagcaaatcctacaaattaaaaaaaaataaatttgaatttataaataacaatagaatacttattatttgtaaaaatattagagtaatattaagaagttttaaaaagattcgaattaaagttagaacttgaaataatttaaaatacttacagccgaatttaaaataaaatttagatttttgcagatttcaaacaaaaaatttataatttgtttaagaattgtgaaagactactaaagaataaaaattttcttaagattcttaggaaaattgaaaatgatttttcactttgaaaaatcattgtaacagaaagtttaagaattttttaagagattcaaataatgatcaaagaagaacatggaagattttaaggattttatttaattagttggattttcaaaatttataggaaaatttcgattaattttaaaatatatttagaagttctgaaaaaatcttAACATACTTCGtttgaattacttgaaataatttcaagtttttaatttattttgaatcttttcaaaacttctacatatttcttaaaattactcaaattttttctacaaaaaataagtgtttaattgttatttattcgtcaaaattgaacaatttcacttataaattaagcactttttaaatagaacaattaaaattgtaacgttagaagattaaaagttcttcgaaaatctaaagattcaaagctttctatataaaacaattcagtttcaaattgttttcttttaaatatttggtttcaatttactcgtctgaaataaacagtgaaaaatttctaaatattaaatattaattttttttctatattaagaaatttcaaattaaatgcgataaaaattaaataatttagactcacaatatttttaatttaataaaaacctttaattatgactatatgattatggatttatttttaagttgaaaatagtaaaacgcatgtttaaattttttaatggctgaaaaaattaaaataaataatttattaataaatttaatataaaaaataatataaaggaatacctgaaactctaaattaaaaatatattattgataaatcatgaaaattttcatttaaaaataaaattatctgaataaatgatatattaatttcaattcttatcaagactttcgaattgaaacagttacaatctggaaattctaaaattttgaactgatctataattgtttggttaaatcaattattgttcagatttctatacttagagtacagatccattttaaaaataatttatttatttatgtttacagttgataaaataaaactgttttttatttaaaattttcaacttcaaatgcttttaatttttaattgtttaaatcctcaaaactgctctttaattattttaaaaactgttaaagtcGAACttggcagatttttcttctgaaaattcgtaaaattcccggtttcccggtccagcggccaccctgctattatttgattaaaaaaataaagctaaggtaataataaacaaaagatcaattatatctTGATAACTAAACAAACTTtgcaatcaataaaatttttcaatttgaataaaattactgTTCTAAACgcgaataagaaaaataattcaaattccaaGGTTCccgtgaaaaattcaagaacaattccaggttttcaagatcGCTGAATATCCTGTCACAATAAAATAATTCGGAAAAAAAACTTACCCTGGTTTGAGAAAATTGCAAGAGAATTAACTCGTCTCGTTGCTAGTTCCGGCCGCTTCAATTAACTTCTGTCTTTCCCTGAACATGGAGACTTTCATGTTCTCCAGTTGATGATAGCGGAGAAGTTTCAAAACTGCAAAGACCGAGAGTCCAACCCAGATTGAGAGACTGCTCCAAGCTCCAAATTGTGCTGCTCCCAATTCTATATGAAACCCGGAAGTATCAATGCCGTCGGCTCTGTCAATATCGTTTCCAGCTGCCAGTTCACAGGAGGGAAATCTCTTCGTCATGCACTGGCACCAGGTCATAAACCCGAGGGTAATTAAAACTGCTGCGATGAGAGCAATCGCTGTGAGAAAAATTGACGAGACGACGTCAACAAAAGCTGAGAGGAAGGAACTG comes from Belonocnema kinseyi isolate 2016_QV_RU_SX_M_011 chromosome 5, B_treatae_v1, whole genome shotgun sequence and encodes:
- the LOC117172642 gene encoding transmembrane protein 179, encoding MALTNILLLSQIAGYVVALILSLCIIVPMSLHQNEFRGHCLLFSTGVWQESDGQFVAQWASQIYCNYTVFVGLVLFLASAIQIYRLSMYMKRGEDSSFLSAFVDVVSSIFLTAIALIAAVLITLGFMTWCQCMTKRFPSCELAAGNDIDRADGIDTSGFHIELGAAQFGAWSSLSIWVGLSVFAVLKLLRYHQLENMKVSMFRERQKLIEAAGTSNETS